From Micromonospora carbonacea:
CCACCGCCAGCAGCCCGGCCAGCAGCACCGCGCCGACCAGTGCCGCGTACAGGTCGGGGGGCTGCTCGCTGGGCACGGAGAGCACCAGCGGCAGCGGTTGCCCCGGCGCGGGCGGGATCCGGCGGACGTAGCGGCCGTCGCCGGTGCCGGTGACCCGGCCGCCGGCGGCCCGGCGCGCCGCGGCGAGCACCCCGTCGCGTACGGCCGGGGCCTCGGTGGTGGCCGCGACCCCGACGGAGCCGGGCGCGCCGTCGAGGAGGGTGACCGCGACGCCGGTGACCGCCGCGAGCCGCCCGACGAGGCCGGGGTCGACCGGCTGCGCGGTGACCACCGCGCCCAGGTCGCCGCCGGCCCGGTCGCGCAGCGCGACCCGGGCGGCGAGCGCCGCGACCGGCCCGGCGGCCGGGTCGGCGGCGTCGCAGTCCCGCCAGGGGGCGGCCGGGGCGCCGGGGGTCACGTACGTCGGGACGCCGGCCACGTCGGTGACCAGCACGGCGGCGGCGAGGCCCCGGCCGACCACCTGCCCGGCCGTGCCCGCCCGCCCGGCGGCGTCGGGGGCCAGGGCGACCGCGTCGGCCGCCGCGCGCAGCTGCTGGCAGAGGGCGTCGACCGAGGTACGCACGGTCGCGGCGGCCAGGCCGAGCTGCTCGGCCGCCCGGTTGCGGTCGACGGTCGTCATGGTCAGGCCGACGAAGAACGCCCCGAGCAGGACGGGGCCCAGCACCACCGTGAGGAAGGCCGCCGTCAACCGCCCGCGTAGCGTCAACGCTCCCCCCGGAAGTTCCGCGCCCGATGTAGCGATGCTGACACAGTGCGACCGTGAGACAAACGTTGCGTCAGGAGTGTTGCGTGCCGGATTTTTCTGATGGAGCGGAAGTGGCCCACGAGGCCAAGCGGCGGGCCCGGATGGAGCTGCTCGCCCGCCGCCGCGCGCTGCCCGTCCCGGAGCGGGCGGCGGCCGCGGCGCGCGTCCGGGCCGCGCTGACCGATCTGGTGCGCCGGCTGCGCCCGGCCCGGGTCACCGCGTACGTCCCCGTCGGCTCGGAGCCGGGCGGGCCGGAGCTGCCCGAGGCGCTGCGCGCGGCGCTGCCGCCGGGCGGCGAGCTGCTGCTGCCGGTGCTCCGCGACGACCTCGACCTGGACTGGGCGGCGTACACCGGGCCGGGCTGCCTCGTCGCGGCCGGGCGGGGCCTGCGGAAGCCGACGGGTCCCCGGCTCGGCCGGGCGGCGATCGCCGACGCGCGGCTGGTGGTGGTGCCCGCCCTGGCCGTGGACCGGCGCGGGCGGCGGCTGGGGCGCGGCGGCGGCAGCTACGACCGGGCGCTCGCCCGCGT
This genomic window contains:
- a CDS encoding 5-formyltetrahydrofolate cyclo-ligase gives rise to the protein MPDFSDGAEVAHEAKRRARMELLARRRALPVPERAAAAARVRAALTDLVRRLRPARVTAYVPVGSEPGGPELPEALRAALPPGGELLLPVLRDDLDLDWAAYTGPGCLVAAGRGLRKPTGPRLGRAAIADARLVVVPALAVDRRGRRLGRGGGSYDRALARVGADALTVALLHDGELVARLPAEPHDRPVRAVVSPSGGLRTLTGDSVSVRALPLDEPGSDDAPLALE